One window of the Chelonoidis abingdonii isolate Lonesome George chromosome 3, CheloAbing_2.0, whole genome shotgun sequence genome contains the following:
- the GGPS1 gene encoding geranylgeranyl pyrophosphate synthase isoform X3, which produces MEGMEETSERILLEPYKYLLQLPGKQVRTKLSQAFNHWLNVPEDKKQKVLTLDHPEAVKVFTRQLLELHQGQGLDIYWRDTYTCPTEAEYKAMVLQKTGGLFGLAVGLMQLFSNYKRDLKPLLNTLGLFFQIRDDYANLHSKEYSENKSFCEDLTEGKFSFPTIHAIWSRPESTQVQNILRQRTENVDIKKYCVHYLENVGSFEYTRQTLQKLESEAYKQIESLGGNPELVALVEHLSKMFKENEN; this is translated from the exons GTAAACAAGTGAGAACCAAACTGTCACAGGCCTTTAATCACTGGCTGAATGTTCCAGAAGATAAAAAACAG AAGGTTTTAACACTTGATCACCCAGAAGCTGTGAAAGTGTTCACTCGTCAGCTGCTGGAACTGCATCAGGGCCAAGGTTTGGATATTTACTGGAGAGATACATACACCTGTCCTACAGAAGCAGAGTATAAAGCCATGGTACTGCAAAAGACAGGTGGTCTCTTTGGATTAGCTGTGGGCCTCATGCAGTTGTTCTCCAATTATAAAAGAGACTTAAAACCACTCCTTAATACACTTGGGCTCTTCTTCCAAATACGAGAtgactatgctaatttacactcCAAAGAATATAGTGAGAACAAGAGTTTTTGTGAAGATTTAACTGAGGGCAAGTTCTCATTCCCAACTATTCATGCTATTTGGTCCAGACCTGAAAGCACTCAGGTGCAGAATATTTTGCGTCAAAGGACAGAAAATGTAGATATAAAAAAATACTGTGTACATTACCTTGAGAATGTAGGTTCCTTTGAGTACACTCGGCAGACGCTGCAAAAGCTTGAATCTGAAGCATATAAACAGATTGAGTCACTTGGGGGAAACCCTGAACTTGTAGCACTAGTTGAACACTTAAGCAAAATgttcaaagaaaatgaaaattaa
- the GGPS1 gene encoding geranylgeranyl pyrophosphate synthase isoform X1, with product MEGMEETSERILLEPYKYLLQLPGKQVRTKLSQAFNHWLNVPEDKKQVIIEVTEMLHNASLLIDDIEDNSKLRRGFPVAHSIYGIPSVINSANYVYFLGLQKVLTLDHPEAVKVFTRQLLELHQGQGLDIYWRDTYTCPTEAEYKAMVLQKTGGLFGLAVGLMQLFSNYKRDLKPLLNTLGLFFQIRDDYANLHSKEYSENKSFCEDLTEGKFSFPTIHAIWSRPESTQVQNILRQRTENVDIKKYCVHYLENVGSFEYTRQTLQKLESEAYKQIESLGGNPELVALVEHLSKMFKENEN from the exons GTAAACAAGTGAGAACCAAACTGTCACAGGCCTTTAATCACTGGCTGAATGTTCCAGAAGATAAAAAACAG GTTATTATTGAAGTGACAGAGATGTTGCACAATGCCAGCTTACTCATAGATGACATTGAGGATAACTCAAAGCTACGACGGGGCTTTCCAGTGGCTCATAGCATCTATGGAATTCCATCTGTAATAAATTCTGCTAATTATGTGTATTTCCTTGGTCTACAGAAGGTTTTAACACTTGATCACCCAGAAGCTGTGAAAGTGTTCACTCGTCAGCTGCTGGAACTGCATCAGGGCCAAGGTTTGGATATTTACTGGAGAGATACATACACCTGTCCTACAGAAGCAGAGTATAAAGCCATGGTACTGCAAAAGACAGGTGGTCTCTTTGGATTAGCTGTGGGCCTCATGCAGTTGTTCTCCAATTATAAAAGAGACTTAAAACCACTCCTTAATACACTTGGGCTCTTCTTCCAAATACGAGAtgactatgctaatttacactcCAAAGAATATAGTGAGAACAAGAGTTTTTGTGAAGATTTAACTGAGGGCAAGTTCTCATTCCCAACTATTCATGCTATTTGGTCCAGACCTGAAAGCACTCAGGTGCAGAATATTTTGCGTCAAAGGACAGAAAATGTAGATATAAAAAAATACTGTGTACATTACCTTGAGAATGTAGGTTCCTTTGAGTACACTCGGCAGACGCTGCAAAAGCTTGAATCTGAAGCATATAAACAGATTGAGTCACTTGGGGGAAACCCTGAACTTGTAGCACTAGTTGAACACTTAAGCAAAATgttcaaagaaaatgaaaattaa
- the GGPS1 gene encoding geranylgeranyl pyrophosphate synthase isoform X2 codes for MTLAQKVIIEVTEMLHNASLLIDDIEDNSKLRRGFPVAHSIYGIPSVINSANYVYFLGLQKVLTLDHPEAVKVFTRQLLELHQGQGLDIYWRDTYTCPTEAEYKAMVLQKTGGLFGLAVGLMQLFSNYKRDLKPLLNTLGLFFQIRDDYANLHSKEYSENKSFCEDLTEGKFSFPTIHAIWSRPESTQVQNILRQRTENVDIKKYCVHYLENVGSFEYTRQTLQKLESEAYKQIESLGGNPELVALVEHLSKMFKENEN; via the exons atgaccttggcacaaaag GTTATTATTGAAGTGACAGAGATGTTGCACAATGCCAGCTTACTCATAGATGACATTGAGGATAACTCAAAGCTACGACGGGGCTTTCCAGTGGCTCATAGCATCTATGGAATTCCATCTGTAATAAATTCTGCTAATTATGTGTATTTCCTTGGTCTACAGAAGGTTTTAACACTTGATCACCCAGAAGCTGTGAAAGTGTTCACTCGTCAGCTGCTGGAACTGCATCAGGGCCAAGGTTTGGATATTTACTGGAGAGATACATACACCTGTCCTACAGAAGCAGAGTATAAAGCCATGGTACTGCAAAAGACAGGTGGTCTCTTTGGATTAGCTGTGGGCCTCATGCAGTTGTTCTCCAATTATAAAAGAGACTTAAAACCACTCCTTAATACACTTGGGCTCTTCTTCCAAATACGAGAtgactatgctaatttacactcCAAAGAATATAGTGAGAACAAGAGTTTTTGTGAAGATTTAACTGAGGGCAAGTTCTCATTCCCAACTATTCATGCTATTTGGTCCAGACCTGAAAGCACTCAGGTGCAGAATATTTTGCGTCAAAGGACAGAAAATGTAGATATAAAAAAATACTGTGTACATTACCTTGAGAATGTAGGTTCCTTTGAGTACACTCGGCAGACGCTGCAAAAGCTTGAATCTGAAGCATATAAACAGATTGAGTCACTTGGGGGAAACCCTGAACTTGTAGCACTAGTTGAACACTTAAGCAAAATgttcaaagaaaatgaaaattaa